The following are from one region of the Methanoculleus caldifontis genome:
- a CDS encoding M28 family metallopeptidase, with protein sequence MEPISTHDRSPRQPIRLWRMVASLMLLTGMAVLLMAPPAGAAGMPEEGAEYRFAVAAMLEEIDETELQQTTRDLEEFPTRVFGTDGNHEAGEYLHRRLAGIPGLSVEFQGGDLRNVVATLPGSGEAAGEVVVVGAHYDSTSWDPARAPGATDNGCGVAIVLELARVMSGHSFDRTVRFAFWNAEEDGRYGSAAYAESAADSSDPIPLYLNYDSACYDPEDRFVLDLMYDERSKDVAALMAEYNALYGINFTLTENAHACASDHIPFRDRGYPAVTTHCEEHGPAHTPDDTLDHVSFPYAAGNARLGLAVLTETAVPRDNHESVVSPNTPPAR encoded by the coding sequence ATGGAACCGATCTCAACCCACGACAGATCCCCCCGACAGCCTATCCGCCTCTGGAGGATGGTTGCCTCTCTCATGCTCCTCACCGGGATGGCCGTCCTGCTTATGGCTCCCCCGGCAGGCGCCGCCGGCATGCCGGAGGAAGGAGCGGAGTACCGTTTCGCCGTCGCTGCGATGCTCGAAGAGATCGACGAGACCGAACTCCAGCAGACGACCCGCGACCTCGAGGAGTTCCCGACGCGGGTCTTCGGGACGGACGGGAACCACGAGGCGGGCGAGTACCTCCACCGGAGGCTTGCCGGGATCCCGGGTCTTTCCGTGGAGTTCCAGGGCGGGGATCTCCGGAACGTCGTTGCGACCCTGCCCGGGAGCGGGGAGGCCGCCGGCGAGGTCGTCGTGGTGGGGGCGCACTACGACAGCACGTCGTGGGACCCCGCCCGCGCTCCCGGGGCTACCGACAACGGGTGCGGGGTCGCGATCGTCCTCGAGCTCGCCCGGGTGATGAGCGGGCACTCGTTTGACCGGACGGTCCGGTTCGCCTTCTGGAATGCCGAGGAAGACGGGCGCTACGGCAGCGCCGCGTATGCAGAGAGCGCGGCGGACTCGTCGGACCCCATCCCGCTCTACCTCAACTACGACTCGGCCTGCTATGACCCGGAGGACCGCTTCGTCCTCGACCTCATGTACGATGAGCGCTCGAAAGACGTTGCGGCGCTCATGGCGGAGTACAACGCTCTCTACGGGATCAACTTCACCCTGACCGAGAACGCCCACGCCTGCGCCTCGGACCATATCCCCTTCCGTGACCGGGGATACCCGGCGGTGACGACGCACTGCGAGGAGCACGGCCCGGCCCATACCCCGGACGACACCCTCGACCACGTCTCGTTTCCGTATGCCGCAGGGAACGCCCGGCTCGGCCTCGCGGTCCTCACGGAGACCGCCGTGCCCCGCGACAACCACGAGAGCGTCGTCTCCCCGAACACCCCGCCCGCCCGGTGA
- a CDS encoding cache domain-containing protein, with product MKRCYLIGMVCLLALLAILAAGCSSPGVQGAGEENTTAGDLAAFVRGAAAYAETAGTDAALAEFGSASGRFAQGDLCVYAYGYNGTLLAHPGQSEAVGTNQENMTDIRGLPVVRIGAATAATGGGFITYLAPAREAGSAGEAYVPVLGYVAPAGDTWWIGSAVSLSGTGGEAYPGPVSAMVDLVERGAAYGRDHSREAAFAEISNRTGSLVDPAGHYLYAYDYNGTLLAHPHLQAAIGSSLIERRDPFGMENIRALRDTAQDGGGFIVFVWPNPDQGNREELKIGYVLPVDEDWWVGSGVYLSEITGENSR from the coding sequence ATGAAGCGATGCTATCTCATCGGTATGGTCTGCCTTCTCGCGCTCCTCGCGATCCTCGCGGCCGGGTGCAGCAGCCCCGGCGTCCAGGGGGCCGGGGAGGAGAATACGACCGCAGGGGACCTCGCGGCCTTCGTCCGGGGAGCCGCGGCCTATGCGGAGACTGCCGGAACGGATGCGGCTCTCGCCGAGTTCGGCAGCGCGTCCGGCCGGTTCGCGCAGGGAGACCTCTGCGTGTATGCCTACGGCTACAACGGGACGCTTCTTGCCCACCCCGGACAGAGCGAGGCGGTCGGAACGAACCAGGAGAACATGACCGACATCCGGGGGCTGCCGGTGGTCCGCATCGGTGCAGCGACGGCGGCGACCGGCGGCGGCTTCATCACCTACCTCGCCCCGGCGCGGGAGGCCGGGTCCGCCGGTGAAGCGTACGTCCCGGTCCTCGGCTACGTCGCCCCCGCCGGCGATACGTGGTGGATCGGGTCGGCCGTCTCTCTCTCCGGGACCGGAGGGGAAGCGTATCCCGGTCCCGTATCGGCGATGGTCGACCTCGTCGAGCGTGGTGCCGCATACGGCCGCGACCATAGCAGGGAGGCCGCATTCGCGGAGATCTCGAACCGGACGGGGAGCCTCGTCGACCCCGCGGGACACTACCTCTACGCCTACGACTACAACGGGACGCTCCTCGCCCACCCCCATCTCCAGGCCGCGATCGGGAGCAGTCTGATCGAGAGGCGGGACCCCTTCGGAATGGAGAACATCCGGGCGCTCAGGGACACGGCGCAGGACGGAGGAGGGTTCATCGTCTTCGTCTGGCCGAACCCCGACCAGGGGAACCGCGAGGAGTTGAAGATCGGCTACGTCCTTCCGGTCGATGAGGACTGGTGGGTCGGGTCAGGGGTCTACTTAAGCGAGATTACCGGAGAGAACTCCCGATAA
- a CDS encoding lactate utilization protein: MANVTQQMARETEYSAANLMKDAGVDTERWNRVPDEATIERTVAAIEARNVRVILVDTAEEALGAVVNLLPEGAEIMNGYSTTLIEMGFDRVAKENRKGWQDYHAVITAENDTAKRHALRRKSVATEYFLSGVQAIAESGEIVGCDKTGSRMGAWPHAAAHLVLVSGVNKIVPTLDDALRRCREYCLPLENQRAQRAYGTGSFIGKHVILDNEVEEGRITLVLIRERLGY; encoded by the coding sequence ATGGCGAATGTTACCCAACAGATGGCGAGAGAGACCGAGTACAGCGCGGCCAACCTCATGAAGGATGCCGGGGTGGATACGGAACGGTGGAACCGGGTGCCGGACGAGGCGACGATCGAGAGGACGGTCGCGGCTATAGAGGCACGGAACGTCAGGGTTATCCTTGTGGATACCGCGGAGGAGGCACTCGGGGCCGTCGTCAACCTGCTCCCCGAAGGGGCCGAGATCATGAACGGCTACTCGACGACCCTGATCGAGATGGGGTTCGACCGGGTGGCGAAGGAGAACCGGAAGGGATGGCAGGACTACCACGCCGTCATCACGGCCGAGAACGATACGGCAAAGCGGCACGCGCTCCGCCGGAAAAGCGTGGCCACCGAGTACTTCCTCTCCGGGGTGCAGGCGATCGCCGAGTCGGGCGAGATTGTCGGGTGCGACAAGACCGGGAGCCGGATGGGGGCGTGGCCTCACGCGGCGGCCCATCTCGTCCTCGTCTCCGGGGTGAACAAGATCGTGCCGACCCTCGACGATGCGCTCCGCCGGTGCCGGGAGTACTGCCTGCCCCTCGAGAACCAGCGTGCGCAACGGGCCTACGGGACCGGGAGTTTCATCGGCAAGCACGTGATCCTCGATAACGAAGTGGAGGAGGGGAGGATAACCCTGGTCCTGATCCGGGAGCGGCTCGGCTACTGA
- a CDS encoding RNB domain-containing ribonuclease — protein MQDQPYVDLEGISWMAMEQYGFLPVFPPPVVREVGALPANAFSDPPDDPRDLRPLLWSSIDNHDSQDLDQIEVCERAPGGEIRVRVAIADVDALVPKGSWTDRHAANNGTSVYTGVVTFPMLPDRLSADLTSLLPRKDRAAVVIEYTVLPDGDTKPGEVYRAVVRNHAKLVYEEIGDWLAGTGPVPRAVAETPGLKEQVLLQHEAATRMKRRRTERGALALETIEAEPVVAEGKVTALVVQEQNLARCLIEEFMVAANGSLTAFLAAAGLPMIHRVVRTPKNWEGIVREAAERGETLPAEPDAEALTRFLLRQKTADPDRFPDLSLTVVKLMGAGEYVAFRPGDDPIGHFALAVADYTHGTAPNRRYVDLIIQRLVKSALDGERYPPYAPEELDDLALRLTGREKASQKVERFVRKAAAAVLLRERIGEVFAAFVTGASEKGTYVRLVDPPAEGRVMLGADSLRVGQRVRVRLMATDPSRGFIDFQHAG, from the coding sequence ATGCAGGACCAGCCGTACGTAGACCTTGAGGGCATCTCGTGGATGGCGATGGAGCAGTACGGGTTTCTCCCGGTGTTCCCCCCGCCCGTCGTCCGGGAAGTAGGGGCTCTTCCCGCGAACGCGTTCTCGGACCCCCCGGACGATCCCCGCGACCTCCGGCCCCTCCTCTGGTCGTCGATCGACAACCACGACTCGCAGGACCTCGACCAGATAGAGGTCTGCGAGCGCGCTCCCGGCGGGGAGATCCGGGTCCGGGTCGCGATCGCCGATGTCGACGCTCTCGTCCCGAAGGGGTCGTGGACGGACCGGCACGCCGCCAACAACGGGACCTCGGTCTACACCGGCGTCGTGACCTTCCCGATGCTCCCCGACCGCCTCTCGGCGGACCTCACCTCCCTCCTCCCCAGAAAGGACCGGGCCGCGGTCGTTATCGAGTACACCGTCCTCCCCGACGGGGATACGAAGCCAGGAGAGGTCTACCGGGCTGTCGTCAGGAACCATGCGAAGCTCGTCTACGAGGAGATCGGCGACTGGCTCGCGGGGACCGGGCCGGTCCCCCGGGCGGTCGCGGAGACGCCGGGCCTCAAGGAACAGGTCCTTCTCCAGCACGAGGCCGCGACGCGGATGAAGAGGCGCCGGACGGAGAGAGGAGCGCTCGCCCTCGAGACGATCGAGGCCGAGCCGGTTGTTGCCGAAGGCAAGGTCACGGCCCTCGTCGTCCAGGAGCAGAACCTCGCCCGGTGCCTGATCGAGGAGTTCATGGTCGCGGCGAACGGCAGCCTGACGGCGTTCCTCGCGGCCGCCGGCCTCCCCATGATCCACCGGGTCGTCCGCACCCCGAAGAACTGGGAAGGGATCGTGAGGGAGGCGGCGGAGCGCGGCGAGACCCTCCCCGCCGAGCCGGATGCGGAGGCGCTCACGCGGTTCCTCCTCCGGCAGAAGACGGCCGACCCCGACCGCTTCCCCGACCTCTCCCTCACAGTCGTGAAACTGATGGGGGCGGGCGAGTACGTCGCGTTCCGGCCGGGCGATGACCCGATCGGTCACTTCGCCCTCGCCGTCGCCGACTACACCCACGGCACCGCCCCGAACCGGCGCTACGTCGACCTGATCATCCAGCGGCTGGTCAAATCGGCTCTCGACGGGGAGCGCTATCCCCCCTACGCCCCGGAAGAACTCGACGATCTTGCTCTCCGCCTCACCGGCCGCGAGAAAGCGTCCCAGAAGGTCGAGCGGTTCGTCAGAAAGGCGGCGGCCGCGGTCCTCCTCCGCGAGAGGATCGGTGAGGTCTTTGCGGCGTTCGTCACCGGCGCCTCGGAGAAGGGAACCTACGTTCGGTTGGTCGATCCGCCGGCCGAGGGGAGGGTCATGCTCGGCGCAGATAGCCTCAGGGTCGGCCAGAGGGTGCGGGTCCGCCTGATGGCGACGGACCCCTCCAGGGGGTTCATCGACTTTCAGCACGCCGGGTGA
- a CDS encoding methylated-DNA--[protein]-cysteine S-methyltransferase yields the protein MRKIDDGRRHLRSMDRSPDSPPGAMPAVTDIATVSGRVRLIWVLSASGPKVRRIILPGDVRSDTVPAESMLSIRTPRDISIRTLIAGIQSFLAGNDVRFDIDLLDLDRCPPFRRRVLLAEYGIPRGYVSTYGRIARHLGNPGAARAVGNALAANPFPPVIPCHRALRSDGRPGGFQAGQRMKRRLLEMEGVRFREDGRAILERVWY from the coding sequence GTGCGTAAGATTGACGATGGGCGGCGGCATCTCCGGAGCATGGATCGCTCTCCCGACAGCCCGCCCGGCGCGATGCCGGCGGTCACCGATATCGCGACCGTATCCGGCCGGGTTCGCCTCATCTGGGTTCTGTCCGCATCGGGGCCGAAGGTACGGAGGATCATCCTCCCCGGCGACGTGCGCTCCGATACGGTCCCGGCCGAAAGCATGCTTTCCATCCGGACCCCCCGCGATATCAGCATCCGGACGTTGATCGCCGGGATACAGTCATTCCTTGCGGGGAACGACGTGCGGTTCGATATCGATCTCCTCGACCTCGATCGGTGCCCGCCCTTCCGGCGGCGCGTCCTCCTTGCCGAATACGGCATACCCCGGGGGTATGTCAGCACCTACGGGCGCATTGCCCGGCACCTGGGGAATCCCGGCGCTGCACGGGCGGTGGGAAACGCGCTTGCCGCAAACCCGTTTCCGCCCGTCATTCCCTGCCACCGCGCCTTGCGGTCGGACGGCCGGCCGGGCGGGTTTCAGGCGGGCCAGCGGATGAAGCGGAGGCTGCTTGAGATGGAGGGCGTCCGGTTCCGGGAGGACGGCCGGGCGATCCTGGAACGCGTGTGGTACTGA
- a CDS encoding phosphoribosyltransferase-like protein, translating to MNSDLAERLLAKVMGWEEADVARERPLIQALALYKYDEYQQYSPGLRFIVNLAQWLYQFELQDRQTVYDFIKSKLIFFSNAEVFHFVTMVYPDIVRQLLVERVQKKDRLLGTSIRKIINTQEYQTLLRQCLFLGLSDGAHIDVFRRFNSAIISNEQVWLTYEISGDKAQKMRKSLKECISKGTGSIPSESDNKFKMLFLIDDFSASGVSYLRKESEGYTGKIKNILDKFFLQSTTENRDNLSELVDLESLEVHIILYVMTREAIDYLERTIDSWLRESGMNVSIDIHPVQIIPDICKINYDENQSIELTKILHKYYTQCISTSQGFLDMYERHWKLAPRWDHPWLGYNECALSVVMSHNTPNNSVPLLWFDEDSKHHGLFPRVNRHK from the coding sequence ATGAATAGCGATCTTGCAGAACGGCTGTTAGCCAAAGTTATGGGTTGGGAGGAGGCAGATGTCGCAAGGGAACGTCCGTTAATTCAAGCGTTGGCTTTGTACAAATATGATGAGTATCAGCAATATTCACCGGGCTTACGATTCATTGTTAACCTTGCCCAGTGGCTATATCAATTCGAGTTACAAGATCGTCAAACAGTATACGATTTTATAAAATCTAAGTTGATATTTTTTTCAAACGCAGAAGTATTTCATTTCGTCACAATGGTCTATCCAGATATTGTCCGGCAGTTACTTGTAGAGAGAGTCCAGAAAAAGGATCGACTGCTGGGTACGAGTATAAGGAAGATCATCAATACACAAGAATATCAGACATTGCTGAGACAATGTTTGTTCCTCGGGTTAAGCGATGGTGCACATATTGATGTTTTTCGACGATTTAATAGTGCAATAATCTCAAACGAACAGGTTTGGTTGACCTACGAGATCTCTGGAGATAAGGCACAGAAGATGCGTAAAAGTTTAAAAGAATGTATATCTAAGGGAACCGGTTCGATACCTTCAGAATCAGACAATAAGTTCAAAATGCTATTTCTCATCGATGATTTTTCTGCAAGCGGTGTTAGTTACTTAAGAAAAGAGTCAGAGGGATATACTGGAAAAATCAAAAACATCTTAGATAAGTTCTTCCTGCAGAGCACCACTGAGAACAGGGATAATCTGAGCGAATTGGTGGATTTAGAATCACTAGAAGTCCATATAATATTATATGTAATGACACGTGAGGCGATCGACTATCTGGAAAGAACAATTGATTCGTGGCTTCGAGAAAGTGGGATGAACGTGTCTATCGATATTCATCCAGTTCAGATCATTCCAGATATCTGCAAAATAAATTACGATGAGAACCAGTCTATTGAATTAACAAAAATACTTCATAAATACTATACTCAATGCATAAGTACAAGTCAGGGATTCCTCGACATGTATGAACGCCATTGGAAACTTGCACCCAGATGGGACCATCCATGGTTAGGTTACAACGAATGCGCTTTATCGGTTGTAATGAGCCATAATACCCCCAATAATTCAGTACCCCTTCTGTGGTTTGATGAGGACAGTAAACATCATGGCTTATTTCCGCGTGTTAACAGGCATAAATGA
- a CDS encoding M28 family metallopeptidase has protein sequence MSSRYDGRLLLLVAVGVAAFLATAATAADVPEEPAYDPEIAAMLEEIDGTELYRTTRDLQNFPTRAFGTDGNREAGGYLYRRLAEIPGLSVEFQGGDLRNVVATLPGSGNASDGVVVVGAHYDSTSSDPARAPGAADNGCGVAIVLELARVMSERSFDRTVEFAFWNAEEIGLVGSRRYVGAAADRESEILLYLNYDSACGEPGGPPVANVLYNKEAHEAAVLAAHHNTIYGINLTLTRKPGSHVSDHTPFWAAGYPAMMTHAPPQQSAHTPDDTIDRISFPYAVKNARLGLSVLAKAADAEGGIATRWTVLHTAPDWSRLFTIAGCDYPGTLAAGSPRLLQGPGLLMLPGVAVSTPPGSAAGVSYY, from the coding sequence ATGTCGTCGCGGTATGACGGGCGTCTCCTGCTCCTCGTGGCGGTCGGTGTTGCGGCGTTCCTCGCGACAGCTGCAACCGCGGCCGACGTGCCCGAAGAGCCGGCATACGACCCGGAGATCGCCGCGATGCTTGAAGAGATCGACGGGACCGAACTCTACCGGACGACCCGCGACCTGCAGAACTTCCCGACGCGGGCGTTCGGGACGGACGGGAACCGCGAGGCGGGCGGGTACCTCTACCGGAGGCTTGCGGAGATCCCGGGTCTCTCCGTGGAGTTCCAGGGCGGGGATCTCCGGAACGTCGTTGCGACCCTTCCCGGGAGCGGCAACGCCTCCGACGGGGTCGTGGTGGTGGGTGCGCACTACGACAGCACGTCGTCGGATCCCGCCCGCGCCCCCGGGGCCGCCGACAACGGGTGCGGGGTCGCGATCGTTCTTGAGCTCGCCCGGGTGATGAGCGAGCGCTCGTTCGACCGGACCGTAGAGTTCGCGTTCTGGAACGCGGAGGAGATCGGTCTGGTCGGCAGCCGCAGGTACGTCGGGGCCGCGGCCGACCGGGAATCGGAGATCCTGCTCTACCTCAACTACGACTCGGCCTGCGGCGAACCGGGAGGCCCTCCGGTCGCGAATGTCCTCTACAATAAGGAGGCCCACGAGGCGGCGGTGCTCGCGGCGCACCACAACACCATCTACGGCATCAACCTCACCCTGACCCGGAAGCCGGGCTCGCATGTATCCGACCACACGCCGTTCTGGGCGGCAGGGTATCCGGCGATGATGACGCACGCCCCGCCGCAGCAGTCGGCCCACACACCGGACGATACCATCGACCGGATCTCGTTTCCGTATGCCGTGAAAAACGCCCGGCTCGGCCTCTCGGTCCTCGCAAAGGCCGCGGATGCGGAGGGCGGGATCGCCACCCGCTGGACCGTTCTCCATACCGCACCCGATTGGAGCCGGTTGTTCACCATCGCGGGATGCGATTATCCCGGTACCCTGGCAGCAGGCTCCCCCCGCCTCCTCCAGGGCCCCGGCCTCCTCATGCTCCCGGGCGTCGCGGTATCCACCCCGCCGGGGAGTGCTGCAGGGGTAAGTTATTATTAG
- a CDS encoding ORC-CDC6 family AAA ATPase → MVGYRNPFKLRSAEQINDPRLFLRVFDPHILTVINQDWFLPRVHNIYSSPGAGKTSMLRLFAPDVLMELNRVKGSPEYNEIFSQLKSVGAVSDNRVNLLSVRLSCSGNYSRLEDYRYDNSQKDQLLFTLLNSRLIISMLQGVMTLFELRSVEELKSLQIKRSPLEQRTSSRYPLPSTGDILFEWADDLERQVCEILDSYDPISEVEFEGLNAFDSIYLMKPECILFDGEVVAEKTMVMIDDFHELSHDQRDKIRGYLYQSRPPVCFWIAERFEGMHPRELLSNETLNSAIDGREYVAIDLYRYWIKRNKGIIKSYEKILSNIADKRISIANDRDISSLKDCLEESLSGRKWEKKYEKIYLELHKRLSQKITSSKAYYQWIDKVQGIHSDNTSFQEKAIALRSLEILLARAEKRGQLTLDYEFLDESFDDKDIVDISSYANFLLAKEYELPYYFGFSDLSEASSFNIEQFLALSSELFEEIISLHTLAKKNHTLSPERQDQIIKNVAEKRWNEIPKRIPHGKSIQKFLTEFCLFAKEKTFLPSASYPPGITGFSILDTEFAVILKDIGFGKKGAYSDLAQILYLCTSNNLLSMEKDISQGNRIGHKFYLNRLICVKFDLPLGRGGWQWLKIRDLARWIPLEDSFEERGHLDGLRI, encoded by the coding sequence ATGGTAGGCTATAGGAATCCATTTAAACTGAGATCTGCCGAACAAATTAACGATCCCCGGCTTTTTTTGCGGGTCTTTGATCCACATATCCTCACGGTCATTAACCAAGACTGGTTTTTACCACGAGTCCATAATATTTACAGTTCACCAGGTGCGGGAAAGACTTCAATGCTACGCCTATTTGCTCCTGATGTCTTAATGGAATTAAATAGGGTAAAGGGCTCTCCGGAATATAATGAAATTTTCTCACAGTTAAAATCAGTCGGAGCAGTCTCTGATAACCGGGTTAACCTCTTAAGTGTCAGACTCTCTTGCTCAGGTAATTATTCAAGGTTGGAAGATTACCGGTATGACAATAGTCAAAAGGATCAGTTATTATTTACATTACTTAATTCTCGCTTAATCATTTCAATGCTCCAAGGTGTAATGACATTATTTGAACTAAGATCGGTTGAAGAGTTAAAGAGTTTACAGATTAAGAGATCCCCACTAGAGCAGAGAACCAGTTCTCGATATCCCTTGCCAAGTACGGGCGACATACTATTCGAATGGGCAGACGATCTCGAAAGACAGGTATGTGAAATTCTTGACAGCTACGATCCAATTTCAGAAGTGGAGTTTGAGGGTCTTAACGCATTCGATTCGATTTATCTTATGAAGCCAGAGTGCATACTTTTTGATGGTGAAGTGGTTGCAGAAAAAACAATGGTGATGATCGATGACTTCCATGAGTTATCGCATGACCAGAGAGATAAGATCCGCGGGTATTTGTATCAGAGCCGCCCACCAGTGTGCTTTTGGATAGCAGAACGTTTTGAGGGCATGCACCCGCGTGAACTGCTCAGTAATGAGACCCTAAACTCTGCAATTGATGGAAGAGAATACGTTGCAATTGATCTCTACAGATATTGGATAAAGCGCAATAAAGGCATTATAAAATCATATGAGAAAATATTGAGTAATATTGCAGATAAAAGAATAAGTATTGCTAATGACCGAGACATTAGCTCATTGAAAGACTGTCTGGAAGAATCTCTTAGCGGGAGGAAATGGGAAAAGAAATATGAAAAGATATATCTGGAGCTCCACAAGCGTTTGAGTCAAAAAATCACCTCGTCGAAAGCATATTATCAGTGGATCGACAAAGTACAAGGAATCCACAGTGACAACACTTCCTTCCAAGAAAAAGCAATTGCTTTACGTTCTCTAGAAATACTGTTGGCTCGCGCAGAAAAAAGAGGCCAACTTACTTTAGATTATGAATTTTTAGATGAGTCCTTTGATGATAAAGATATCGTTGACATTAGTTCATATGCAAACTTTTTGTTAGCAAAAGAATACGAACTCCCTTACTATTTTGGATTCTCCGATTTATCTGAGGCATCGTCATTTAACATTGAGCAGTTTCTAGCTCTATCTTCTGAATTATTTGAAGAAATCATATCACTACATACATTGGCGAAAAAGAACCATACTCTGTCGCCAGAGAGACAAGATCAGATAATTAAAAATGTTGCTGAAAAAAGATGGAATGAAATCCCTAAACGAATTCCCCATGGCAAGTCAATTCAAAAATTTCTTACCGAATTTTGTCTTTTTGCTAAAGAGAAGACATTCTTGCCCTCCGCGTCATATCCTCCGGGAATCACTGGATTCTCGATATTAGACACCGAATTTGCAGTGATATTAAAAGATATAGGATTCGGAAAAAAAGGTGCGTACTCGGATTTAGCCCAGATCTTGTACTTATGCACCTCAAACAATCTATTATCAATGGAAAAAGATATCTCGCAGGGAAATCGGATAGGCCATAAGTTCTATTTAAACCGACTTATCTGCGTTAAATTTGATTTACCACTAGGCCGGGGTGGTTGGCAGTGGTTAAAAATACGGGATTTGGCAAGATGGATTCCTTTGGAGGACTCTTTTGAGGAGAGAGGTCATTTAGATGGTCTTAGAATATAA
- a CDS encoding DUF61 family protein gives MPLQPSAGDESTLLRWMRLEIGRINDGIVSERKRLSRLLREEHPSSVTKGGEPYDFDRDVLARLKEVLPGVLQRRLRLPILFYFDSTVPDSFFLADETALEALQCLEEISPLRRMRNGRLWVAKPLVYTIMNRYPTAVQIVMG, from the coding sequence ATGCCTTTGCAACCATCAGCAGGCGACGAGTCGACCCTATTACGGTGGATGCGGCTTGAGATCGGCAGGATCAACGACGGCATCGTTTCCGAGCGCAAACGCCTCTCCCGGCTCCTCCGCGAGGAGCATCCGTCATCCGTCACGAAGGGCGGGGAGCCATACGACTTCGACCGCGACGTCCTGGCGAGGCTAAAAGAGGTCCTCCCCGGGGTGCTGCAGAGGCGCCTCCGGCTCCCGATCCTCTTCTACTTCGACTCCACCGTCCCGGACAGTTTCTTCCTTGCGGACGAGACGGCACTCGAGGCCCTCCAGTGCCTGGAAGAGATCAGCCCACTCAGGAGGATGCGGAACGGAAGGCTCTGGGTGGCGAAACCGCTCGTGTATACCATCATGAACCGCTACCCGACGGCCGTCCAGATCGTGATGGGATGA
- a CDS encoding PfkB family carbohydrate kinase, whose amino-acid sequence MKMSDSLPIGSRSNRLTCAGTGLIALDVIIDKLSSTCPIFKAGGSCTNVLTILSFLGWNSILIGRTGDDQFSKILFDDLHRWGVDTRLINVDSGRNTPIIVEKIDKNRKGEYRHSFSMTCPICGSYLPKYRPLTMKQTSDILNKDLTPCVFYVDRVSNSSVKIAKELKKRKSLIFFEPTKLKKTNLFYECSQLADIIKLSHDKLDKKSSNIFEELNNQLIIETLGVKGLNFRLKSEPWEHLDAFRVQNFRDAAGAGDWCSAGLIHYILKNRTCEGSILGENLVREALMFGQSLSAVNCNFPGARGSMYKLSNNQIMSIALSIMNKRPESFELDLDPKTEDKFTDSMNICPRCSLKCHSYNSKVGLEK is encoded by the coding sequence ATGAAGATGAGTGACAGTTTACCAATAGGCTCTAGAAGCAATAGATTGACATGTGCTGGGACAGGATTAATTGCACTGGACGTGATCATCGATAAGCTCTCAAGTACCTGCCCGATCTTTAAGGCTGGGGGATCCTGCACTAATGTGTTGACCATCCTGTCCTTCTTAGGTTGGAATTCCATACTTATAGGCAGAACTGGAGATGATCAGTTTTCAAAAATACTCTTTGACGATCTTCATAGATGGGGTGTAGACACAAGACTCATTAATGTTGATAGTGGCCGAAACACTCCAATTATTGTTGAAAAAATTGATAAGAATAGAAAAGGTGAATATCGACACTCCTTCAGCATGACCTGCCCGATCTGCGGTTCATACCTGCCAAAATATCGGCCATTAACAATGAAACAGACGTCCGATATTTTGAATAAAGACCTTACACCCTGCGTTTTCTATGTAGATAGAGTATCGAATAGTTCTGTGAAAATAGCTAAAGAACTAAAAAAACGTAAGTCGCTAATTTTCTTTGAGCCAACGAAATTAAAGAAAACAAACCTATTCTACGAATGCAGCCAACTAGCCGACATTATCAAACTATCACATGATAAACTTGACAAAAAAAGCAGCAATATCTTTGAGGAGTTAAACAACCAACTGATTATCGAAACTTTAGGGGTTAAAGGGCTTAATTTCCGTCTCAAGTCCGAGCCGTGGGAGCATTTAGATGCCTTTAGAGTTCAAAATTTCCGGGATGCAGCGGGTGCAGGAGATTGGTGCAGTGCAGGCTTAATCCATTATATATTAAAAAATAGGACCTGCGAGGGCAGTATTCTTGGGGAAAATCTTGTAAGAGAAGCGTTGATGTTTGGACAAAGCTTGTCAGCAGTTAATTGCAACTTCCCTGGTGCCAGAGGAAGTATGTATAAACTCTCAAATAACCAGATAATGAGTATTGCCTTAAGCATTATGAACAAAAGACCGGAATCCTTTGAACTTGATCTAGATCCAAAAACAGAGGATAAGTTTACGGATTCTATGAATATCTGTCCGCGGTGTAGTTTAAAATGCCATTCATACAACTCTAAAGTAGGGTTAGAGAAATAG